The following proteins are encoded in a genomic region of Bacillus horti:
- the ilvD gene encoding dihydroxy-acid dehydratase has translation MGKMRSDMIKKGFDRAPHRSLLRAAGVKEEDFDKPFIAVCNSYIDIVPGHVHLQEFGKIVKEAIREAGGVPFEFNTIGVDDGIAMGHIGMRYSLPSREIIADSLETVVSAHWFDGMVCIPNCDKITPGMMMGAVRVDIPTIFVSGGPMKAGKDKNGRSISLSSVFEGVGAFQSGKIDEKSLEELEQYGCPTCGSCSGMFTANSMNCLAEGLGLALPGNGTILAVAEERKDFVRQSAKQLMELIKRDIKPSDIVTIDAIDNAFALDMAMGGSTNTVLHTLAIAHEAGIDYPIERINEIAKRVPHLAKIAPASDYHIEDVHNAGGVSAIIHELLKKPGALNGDCITVSGNKLKENVEGCEILDKDVIHPIDNPHSQEGGLAVLFGNLAPNGSIIKVGAVDKEVGGRHEGPAICFDSQEEALSGIASGKVKEGHVVVIRYEGPKGGPGMPEMLAPTSQIVGMGLGAKVGLITDGRFSGASRGISIGHISPEAAEGGPIAFVEDGDIIELDLVNRKIELKISDDEMERRKTNWKEFEPKVKTGYLARYSKLVTNASSGGVLKI, from the coding sequence ATGGGAAAAATGCGAAGTGATATGATTAAAAAGGGGTTTGACCGTGCTCCCCACCGCAGTTTGTTACGTGCGGCAGGAGTTAAAGAAGAGGATTTCGATAAACCGTTTATAGCGGTTTGTAATTCTTATATTGATATTGTGCCTGGACACGTTCATCTTCAGGAGTTTGGGAAAATTGTTAAAGAAGCGATTCGCGAGGCAGGCGGCGTTCCTTTTGAATTTAATACAATCGGTGTGGATGACGGGATTGCCATGGGGCATATAGGTATGCGTTATTCTTTACCAAGCCGTGAAATCATTGCTGACTCGTTGGAAACAGTTGTTTCTGCACACTGGTTTGATGGAATGGTATGTATCCCTAACTGTGATAAAATTACACCAGGCATGATGATGGGAGCGGTTCGTGTTGATATCCCAACCATTTTTGTCAGCGGCGGACCAATGAAAGCAGGTAAGGACAAGAATGGTCGCTCCATTTCCCTATCTTCTGTATTTGAAGGAGTAGGGGCATTTCAATCTGGGAAAATTGACGAGAAGAGTCTTGAAGAGCTAGAACAATACGGCTGTCCAACCTGTGGCTCCTGTTCAGGGATGTTTACCGCTAACTCGATGAACTGTCTAGCTGAGGGACTTGGACTTGCCCTACCGGGTAACGGAACAATTCTTGCGGTAGCAGAGGAACGCAAGGATTTTGTCAGACAATCGGCTAAGCAATTAATGGAGCTGATTAAGCGCGACATCAAACCAAGCGATATTGTTACTATTGATGCGATTGATAATGCGTTTGCTTTGGATATGGCTATGGGAGGGTCAACTAACACCGTTCTACATACACTGGCCATTGCTCATGAAGCGGGAATTGACTATCCAATCGAAAGAATTAACGAAATTGCTAAAAGAGTTCCACATCTGGCCAAAATTGCACCGGCATCTGATTACCACATCGAGGATGTGCATAACGCTGGAGGAGTCAGCGCCATTATTCATGAGCTACTGAAAAAGCCTGGAGCTCTTAATGGTGATTGCATTACTGTCAGTGGTAACAAGCTTAAGGAGAATGTAGAGGGCTGTGAAATCCTAGATAAAGATGTTATTCATCCGATTGATAACCCTCACAGTCAAGAGGGAGGGCTGGCTGTACTCTTCGGTAATCTGGCACCAAATGGCAGCATCATTAAGGTAGGAGCTGTTGATAAAGAAGTTGGCGGGCGCCACGAAGGTCCAGCAATCTGCTTCGACTCCCAGGAAGAAGCGTTATCAGGAATTGCTAGCGGAAAGGTTAAAGAAGGACATGTTGTGGTTATCCGCTATGAAGGTCCTAAGGGTGGACCTGGGATGCCGGAGATGCTCGCACCTACCTCACAAATTGTGGGCATGGGGCTTGGCGCTAAAGTTGGCTTAATTACGGACGGAAGATTCTCTGGTGCTTCTCGTGGAATCAGCATTGGTCACATTTCTCCAGAAGCCGCTGAAGGTGGCCCAATTGCTTTTGTCGAAGATGGAGACATCATTGAGCTAGATCTTGTAAACCGGAAAATTGAACTGAAAATCAGTGATGACGAAATGGAAAGACGTAAGACCAATTGGAAAGAATTTGAACCAAAAGTGAAAACAGGATACTTGGCTCGGTATTCTAAGCTTGTGACAAACGCTAGCTCCGGGGGAGTACTGAAAATATAA
- a CDS encoding YuiB family protein, which translates to MPLMPAQIAISVLLFVILFFGIGFILNMLLKTTWLPGAIIYPIVLIIMVNQTPIASYFKEPLDSLVSLGVRFTELLFVDYVILLAGLVGALLSGVIIRMLRSRGYRMF; encoded by the coding sequence ATGCCATTAATGCCGGCTCAGATAGCTATATCAGTTTTGTTATTTGTTATTTTATTTTTTGGTATAGGCTTTATACTTAATATGCTGTTAAAAACAACCTGGTTACCTGGGGCAATTATTTATCCCATTGTTTTAATTATTATGGTGAACCAGACACCAATAGCCAGTTATTTTAAAGAGCCATTAGATAGTCTAGTTAGCTTGGGAGTTAGATTTACGGAGCTGTTGTTTGTAGACTATGTTATCCTATTGGCGGGATTAGTTGGTGCATTGCTAAGTGGAGTCATTATTAGAATGCTACGAAGCAGAGGCTATAGAATGTTTTAA
- a CDS encoding YuiA family protein, producing the protein MLKHKSAQVECQSCHDHGYVQLLLGGSETCFECQGSKKWRMLPSEKKVKLYSVQLK; encoded by the coding sequence ATGCTTAAGCATAAATCAGCACAAGTGGAGTGTCAGAGCTGTCATGATCATGGATATGTTCAATTATTATTAGGTGGCTCAGAAACCTGCTTTGAATGTCAGGGATCAAAGAAATGGAGGATGCTTCCTTCAGAGAAGAAGGTAAAGCTATATTCCGTTCAACTAAAATAA
- a CDS encoding NAD(P)/FAD-dependent oxidoreductase, translated as MSAPKILIIGAGYGGVVSALNLQKTLHYNEAQITLVNNNDYHYITTELHQPAAGTMHHDRARVNIKELIDSKKVHFIKDTVVEIKTEEQKVVLQNEEVEYDYLIVGLGSEPETFGIKGLKEYAFGIRNINSVRHIKQHIEYHFAKFRNEPERTDYLTFVVGGAGFTGIEFLGELADRIPKLCKEYDVDPKLVKLYNVEASPTVLPGFDPELVNYAVDILEKKGVEFKLNVPIQECTEDGVILGTGEEIKSATVVWTGGVRGNSLVEAAGIEAMRGRVKVDEYLKAPGHENIFIVGDCALIINEEINRPYPPTAQIAMQQGANVAYNLAAMIRNQPRLMRAFKPEIKGTVASLGNGEAIGVVGNMKLTGPIAALMKKVIDLRYLFIIGGIPLVLRKGRF; from the coding sequence ATGAGTGCACCAAAGATTTTAATTATTGGAGCAGGTTATGGGGGAGTAGTCAGTGCCTTGAATCTGCAAAAAACATTACATTATAATGAAGCTCAAATCACACTGGTAAACAATAATGATTACCATTATATTACGACAGAGCTACATCAGCCTGCTGCTGGTACTATGCACCATGATCGTGCACGTGTGAATATTAAAGAGCTTATTGATAGCAAGAAGGTTCATTTTATCAAGGATACTGTGGTTGAAATCAAAACAGAAGAGCAAAAGGTTGTTTTACAGAACGAAGAGGTTGAATATGATTATCTAATTGTAGGTTTGGGTAGTGAGCCAGAAACCTTTGGAATTAAAGGATTAAAGGAATATGCTTTTGGTATCCGTAACATTAATAGTGTACGGCATATTAAACAACATATCGAATATCATTTTGCTAAATTTAGAAATGAGCCTGAAAGAACGGATTACCTTACTTTTGTGGTTGGGGGAGCAGGTTTTACTGGGATTGAATTCTTAGGTGAACTGGCAGATCGTATACCAAAGCTGTGCAAGGAATATGATGTGGATCCTAAACTAGTGAAGCTTTACAATGTGGAGGCTTCACCTACTGTATTACCAGGTTTTGATCCAGAGCTTGTAAATTACGCTGTGGACATTTTAGAGAAAAAAGGTGTGGAATTTAAATTAAATGTGCCGATTCAGGAATGTACTGAGGATGGGGTAATTTTAGGTACAGGTGAAGAGATTAAATCTGCTACAGTAGTATGGACTGGTGGAGTTCGAGGGAATTCGCTTGTAGAAGCAGCAGGTATTGAAGCGATGCGTGGACGAGTGAAGGTGGATGAATATCTAAAAGCTCCTGGTCATGAGAATATTTTTATTGTCGGAGACTGTGCTTTAATTATTAATGAAGAAATTAATCGTCCTTATCCTCCAACCGCTCAAATTGCCATGCAGCAAGGGGCTAATGTAGCGTATAATTTAGCTGCTATGATTCGTAACCAGCCAAGATTAATGCGTGCCTTTAAGCCAGAAATAAAAGGAACAGTAGCATCTTTAGGCAACGGTGAGGCGATCGGAGTAGTGGGTAACATGAAGCTTACAGGTCCTATAGCAGCCCTGATGAAAAAGGTGATTGATTTACGTTATCTCTTTATCATCGGTGGTATTCCTTTAGTTCTAAGAAAAGGTCGTTTCTAA
- a CDS encoding NAD(P)/FAD-dependent oxidoreductase: MSELTRDENIRDITIIGGGPAGMFAAFYAGMRQASCKIIESLPQLGGQLATLYPEKYIYDVAGFPKVRAQELVDQLNKQLSLFETSTALGETVETVEKLADQTFEIRTNKGIHLSRSVIITAGCGAFQPRKLENEGAERYEKTNLHYFVNDLSSFAGKNVLVCGGGDSAVDWALMLEPVAANVILTHRRDKFRAHEHSVENLMSSKVQTKTPYQLNELIGEDRIERVILEHGKTGEIEEIDVDAVIVNYGFISSLGPIQNWGLEIEKGSIVVNSRMETNIPGIYAAGDISTYPGKIKLIAVGFGEAPTAVNNAKSYIDPNAKVQPGHSSNMKI, from the coding sequence ATGTCTGAATTAACACGTGATGAAAACATACGCGATATTACGATTATCGGGGGCGGTCCTGCAGGGATGTTTGCTGCTTTTTATGCAGGGATGCGGCAGGCTAGCTGTAAAATTATTGAGAGCTTACCTCAGTTAGGTGGACAATTAGCTACTCTATATCCTGAAAAGTACATCTATGATGTAGCTGGCTTCCCTAAGGTTCGTGCTCAAGAGCTTGTTGATCAATTAAACAAGCAGCTATCGCTTTTTGAAACGTCAACAGCGTTAGGAGAAACGGTTGAAACGGTTGAAAAGCTAGCTGATCAAACTTTTGAAATTCGCACAAACAAGGGAATTCATCTTTCTCGATCTGTTATTATTACAGCAGGATGTGGAGCGTTCCAGCCACGTAAGCTTGAAAATGAAGGGGCCGAGCGTTATGAAAAAACGAACCTTCATTATTTCGTAAACGATTTGTCTTCCTTTGCCGGAAAAAATGTTCTTGTTTGTGGTGGTGGAGATTCTGCTGTGGACTGGGCCTTAATGCTTGAGCCTGTAGCAGCCAATGTTATCCTGACACATCGAAGAGACAAATTTAGAGCTCATGAGCATAGTGTAGAAAACTTAATGAGTTCTAAGGTACAAACTAAAACTCCTTACCAGCTAAATGAATTAATCGGTGAAGATCGTATTGAAAGGGTTATCCTAGAGCATGGCAAAACAGGTGAGATTGAAGAAATTGATGTGGATGCTGTTATTGTCAATTATGGCTTTATTTCTTCCCTTGGCCCTATCCAAAACTGGGGTCTTGAAATCGAAAAAGGCTCCATTGTAGTCAATTCACGAATGGAGACAAATATTCCGGGAATTTATGCAGCAGGTGATATTTCTACGTACCCTGGAAAAATTAAGCTAATTGCCGTTGGGTTTGGTGAGGCTCCTACAGCTGTTAACAACGCCAAATCATATATAGATCCAAATGCTAAGGTACAGCCTGGACATAGCTCAAATATGAAGATATAA
- a CDS encoding aspartyl-phosphate phosphatase Spo0E family protein, producing the protein MDKMLMCQLEGLRKKMNELAEKEGLLHPDVLKLSQQIDVLHNRINKYYLLSSETQPEAVIKLNRNMKIKESKKAIHAYTLAASVG; encoded by the coding sequence ATGGATAAAATGTTGATGTGTCAATTAGAAGGATTACGTAAAAAAATGAATGAACTTGCTGAAAAGGAAGGATTACTGCATCCAGATGTCCTTAAGCTAAGTCAACAAATAGATGTGCTTCACAATAGGATAAACAAATATTATTTACTTTCTTCAGAAACACAGCCAGAGGCCGTTATAAAACTGAATAGAAATATGAAAATTAAAGAGTCGAAAAAGGCGATTCATGCATACACGCTGGCTGCATCAGTGGGCTAA
- the mqnE gene encoding aminofutalosine synthase MqnE: MNVTLTDTDPSLRQIVEKVYDGERLTLEDGVKLYHSPDILTIGQLANHVNMKKNEDRVYFIENMTIYHTNVCEAHCRFCNFRKDPGEEGSYTYTGDELVEQVRQKISPTTRELHMVGGHNHTQPFEYYVDIVRKLKQAFPHVTMKMYTPAEIEFFSRIAGISTLDVLKTLIDAGLETMPGGGAEILSERYRLKMSPDKVSSQQWLDIHKEAHQLGLKTHATMLYGSIETIEERVEHMLQLRQLQDETNGYMVFIPLAVQPISANAGIKRRTSAFDDIKTIAISRLMLDNFNHIKAYFINIGTQLTQLALSFGASDVHGTLIEERISHAAGALTPAGLTRDELVWLVKGANKKPLERDTFYNVIKEY, encoded by the coding sequence ATGAATGTGACTTTAACAGACACAGACCCTAGCTTACGCCAAATAGTTGAAAAAGTTTATGACGGAGAACGTCTGACATTAGAGGATGGTGTCAAGCTTTATCATTCCCCGGATATTTTAACCATCGGTCAATTGGCTAACCATGTCAATATGAAGAAAAATGAAGATCGTGTCTATTTTATTGAAAACATGACGATCTACCATACAAATGTGTGTGAAGCGCATTGCCGCTTTTGTAACTTTAGAAAAGATCCTGGTGAAGAAGGCTCTTATACGTATACTGGAGATGAGCTTGTTGAGCAAGTAAGACAGAAGATTTCTCCTACCACTAGAGAGCTACACATGGTAGGTGGACATAATCATACTCAGCCTTTTGAGTATTATGTAGATATCGTACGTAAGCTTAAACAGGCTTTTCCTCATGTGACAATGAAAATGTATACCCCTGCTGAGATTGAGTTTTTCTCTAGGATTGCAGGAATATCTACGTTGGATGTTCTAAAAACATTAATAGACGCTGGATTAGAAACAATGCCTGGAGGTGGGGCTGAAATCCTATCTGAGCGCTATCGTTTAAAGATGAGTCCTGATAAGGTCAGCTCTCAGCAATGGTTAGACATCCATAAGGAAGCTCATCAGCTTGGTTTAAAAACTCATGCCACGATGCTGTATGGCTCCATTGAAACGATTGAGGAGAGAGTTGAGCATATGCTTCAGCTTCGTCAGCTACAGGATGAAACGAATGGTTATATGGTGTTTATTCCTTTAGCTGTCCAGCCTATTAGTGCTAATGCTGGTATTAAACGTAGAACATCTGCCTTTGATGATATCAAAACAATAGCTATCAGTAGATTAATGCTAGATAACTTTAATCATATTAAGGCGTACTTCATTAATATTGGAACACAGCTTACACAGCTCGCTTTGTCCTTTGGTGCTTCTGATGTGCACGGCACTCTTATAGAGGAAAGAATTAGTCATGCCGCTGGAGCCCTTACTCCGGCTGGTTTAACTCGTGATGAGCTTGTATGGCTCGTTAAAGGGGCTAACAAAAAGCCACTTGAGCGAGACACATTTTATAATGTGATTAAAGAGTATTAA
- a CDS encoding DEAD/DEAH box helicase, protein MNSKEGFNKFDLSQEIVKALNSLGYIKPTEVQEKVIPLALQQQDLVVSSQTGSGKTAGFGIPICEQVSWSENKPQALILTPTRELAAQVKEDITNIGRYKRIKAIALYGKQSFAKQKLELKQKNHVVVGTPGRVLDHIQKGTFPLERLQFLVLDEADEMLNMGFIEQVESILYELPKGRVTMLFSATISKDVKELCKTYMQQPNYIEIKTTDRNINKIEHFYYEVSSSKKFGLLLDVLALENPDSCLIFCRTHEQVNDVLERLAALNFPCDKIHGGMYQEDRFAVMDDFKRGKFRYLVATDVAARGIDVERMTHVINYDCPTDAESYVHRIGRTGRAGEAGKAITFITPSEDHLLQEFETYAGVEINRTKELTIDEIARHRASFENKMKTRPSLKKDKAEELNQEIMKLYFNGGRKKKLRAVDFVGTIARIDGVSAEDIGIITIHENESFVEILNGKGIMVLQNLKKTTIKGKQLKVHKAFK, encoded by the coding sequence ATGAATAGCAAAGAAGGCTTTAACAAGTTTGATTTGAGTCAAGAAATTGTCAAAGCGCTTAATAGCTTAGGATATATTAAGCCAACTGAAGTGCAGGAAAAAGTCATACCACTAGCCCTACAGCAGCAAGATCTTGTCGTAAGCTCCCAAACAGGAAGTGGTAAGACAGCAGGGTTTGGTATCCCTATTTGTGAGCAAGTCTCATGGTCAGAAAACAAGCCGCAGGCTTTAATTCTAACCCCAACGAGAGAATTAGCGGCTCAAGTAAAGGAAGATATTACGAACATTGGACGCTATAAGCGAATTAAAGCCATAGCGCTCTATGGCAAACAATCCTTTGCTAAGCAAAAACTAGAACTGAAGCAGAAAAACCATGTCGTTGTAGGGACTCCAGGGCGAGTGCTTGACCATATTCAAAAAGGTACATTTCCTTTAGAGCGTCTCCAGTTTCTCGTGCTTGATGAAGCCGATGAAATGCTAAATATGGGGTTTATTGAACAGGTAGAGTCTATTTTATATGAGCTCCCTAAAGGTAGAGTGACAATGTTGTTTTCTGCTACGATCTCCAAAGATGTCAAAGAATTGTGTAAGACATATATGCAACAACCCAATTACATCGAAATCAAAACTACAGACAGGAACATAAATAAAATAGAACACTTTTATTATGAAGTCAGTAGCTCTAAGAAATTTGGGTTGTTGCTTGATGTCCTAGCCCTAGAAAATCCCGATAGCTGTTTGATTTTCTGCCGAACACATGAGCAGGTCAATGATGTGCTTGAACGATTAGCAGCTTTAAATTTCCCATGTGATAAAATCCACGGAGGAATGTATCAAGAGGATCGCTTCGCGGTCATGGATGACTTCAAAAGAGGCAAGTTTCGTTATCTAGTTGCTACTGATGTGGCAGCTAGGGGAATAGATGTTGAAAGGATGACTCATGTCATCAACTATGACTGTCCTACGGATGCAGAAAGCTATGTTCATCGTATTGGCAGGACAGGTAGAGCAGGGGAAGCCGGTAAAGCCATAACCTTTATTACACCCTCAGAGGATCATTTGCTTCAAGAGTTTGAAACCTATGCAGGCGTAGAAATAAATAGAACAAAAGAACTGACCATTGATGAGATCGCAAGACATAGAGCATCCTTTGAAAACAAGATGAAGACACGGCCTAGCTTAAAAAAAGACAAAGCTGAGGAGCTAAATCAGGAAATTATGAAGCTCTATTTTAATGGGGGAAGAAAAAAGAAACTGAGAGCGGTAGATTTTGTGGGCACAATTGCAAGGATCGATGGTGTCAGTGCAGAGGATATTGGAATCATTACCATTCATGAAAATGAATCCTTTGTTGAAATTCTGAATGGAAAAGGCATAATGGTTCTTCAAAATTTGAAAAAAACAACGATAAAAGGGAAGCAATTGAAGGTGCACAAAGCGTTTAAATAG
- the dapF gene encoding diaminopimelate epimerase — MNIRFTKMHALGNNYIYVNQIEENIPEEFMKPLAIAVSNVQTGIGSDGLILICDSNHAAIRMRVFNSDGSEAKNCGNGLRCVARYAYEKGLVQNTSFTIETLGGIVTAHVQVLGDTVNSISIDMGEPRLRKGEIPMLDSGSAEDLATHSVIELEGQVYSFTGVSMGNPHAVFFVEDVKSAPVDTLGPQIEKHPMFPEGTNVEFVSPVSNNELDFRVWERGSGITYACGTGACAAVVAAILHGKFEKGKAVTVHLLGGDLEILWGQDDHVWMTGPAEYICHGEYAFEK, encoded by the coding sequence ATGAACATTCGCTTTACAAAAATGCATGCTTTAGGAAACAACTATATCTACGTAAATCAAATTGAGGAGAACATTCCTGAAGAATTCATGAAGCCGCTAGCTATAGCTGTATCGAACGTGCAAACTGGGATTGGTTCAGATGGGCTGATTTTAATCTGCGACTCGAACCATGCAGCAATTCGCATGAGGGTTTTTAATAGTGATGGCTCTGAAGCCAAGAATTGTGGGAATGGTCTGCGCTGCGTGGCTAGATACGCTTATGAGAAAGGGCTTGTTCAAAATACTTCCTTTACTATTGAAACGCTTGGTGGAATAGTGACAGCTCATGTACAAGTGTTGGGAGATACTGTGAACTCAATCTCTATTGATATGGGAGAGCCTCGATTAAGAAAAGGAGAAATCCCTATGTTAGACTCGGGTAGCGCAGAGGATCTAGCTACTCATTCTGTAATAGAGTTGGAAGGTCAAGTCTATTCCTTTACTGGAGTTTCTATGGGAAATCCTCACGCTGTCTTTTTTGTTGAAGATGTTAAGTCCGCTCCGGTTGATACACTAGGACCTCAAATTGAAAAGCACCCTATGTTTCCAGAAGGTACGAACGTAGAATTTGTCTCCCCTGTATCTAACAATGAATTGGATTTTCGAGTGTGGGAACGGGGCTCAGGTATTACTTATGCCTGTGGAACAGGAGCTTGCGCTGCCGTTGTAGCAGCCATTCTGCATGGAAAGTTTGAGAAGGGGAAAGCTGTGACAGTACATCTTCTAGGAGGAGATTTAGAAATATTGTGGGGGCAGGATGATCACGTGTGGATGACAGGGCCTGCGGAATATATCTGTCATGGAGAGTATGCATTTGAAAAGTAA
- a CDS encoding HD-GYP domain-containing protein, translating into MVSNQKYIGTKLKKDIISSHGTLLLSTDTILTEEMLEHLSSLNYVLADEDIDVVSDYYEEKTYIRDASEDIKLIFDQIRYKRSIPLRDIQIGVIPSIQKAVETQHVSTLLRELHSINEHTYRHTIGVGVLSTLIGKWIRLPQKDLAHLTMAATLHDIGKSKIPDEILNKPGRLTNDEYELVKKHTIFGYELIKNTVGATHRMALTALQHHEREDGGGYPFRLKSNKIDFFSKVVAVADIFHAMSSERADREAIPFYQVIDQMSEDKFGKLEPRIVKIFIEKMMEMMVNHEVRLNDNRVGKIILINSSDPVRPLINVEGEFLDLRYHSDIKIEKISV; encoded by the coding sequence ATGGTTTCTAACCAAAAATACATAGGAACAAAGCTAAAAAAAGATATTATTTCTTCACATGGTACTTTGCTATTATCTACTGATACTATTCTAACTGAAGAAATGCTAGAGCACCTGTCATCCTTAAATTATGTACTAGCGGATGAAGATATTGATGTTGTATCTGATTACTACGAGGAAAAAACGTATATACGAGATGCTAGTGAAGACATTAAATTAATTTTTGATCAAATTCGATACAAGCGTTCCATTCCCTTACGTGACATTCAAATAGGGGTGATTCCATCCATCCAAAAGGCTGTAGAGACCCAGCATGTGTCCACGCTTTTAAGAGAGCTTCATTCCATAAACGAGCATACCTATAGACATACGATTGGTGTTGGTGTGTTGTCCACGCTAATTGGGAAATGGATTAGGCTTCCACAGAAGGATTTAGCTCACCTCACAATGGCAGCTACCCTTCATGATATAGGAAAATCTAAGATCCCTGATGAGATTCTAAATAAACCAGGTAGATTAACAAATGATGAGTATGAGCTAGTTAAAAAACATACAATATTTGGCTATGAGTTAATAAAAAATACGGTAGGGGCAACACATAGAATGGCCTTAACAGCTTTACAGCATCATGAGCGCGAGGATGGTGGAGGCTACCCGTTTAGACTAAAATCAAATAAAATTGATTTCTTCAGTAAGGTTGTTGCCGTTGCTGATATTTTTCATGCGATGTCATCGGAAAGAGCGGATCGAGAAGCTATTCCTTTTTATCAGGTGATAGATCAAATGTCTGAGGATAAGTTCGGTAAGCTAGAGCCAAGGATCGTGAAAATATTTATTGAAAAAATGATGGAAATGATGGTCAACCATGAAGTGCGACTAAATGACAACAGGGTGGGGAAAATTATCCTCATCAATTCTTCGGATCCTGTAAGACCTTTGATTAATGTTGAGGGTGAGTTTTTAGATTTAAGGTATCATTCAGATATAAAAATAGAAAAAATTAGCGTCTAG